A window from Vulcanimicrobium alpinum encodes these proteins:
- a CDS encoding prolyl oligopeptidase family serine peptidase: MPSAGARAPSTAAFSPAGTASLATYDIDPAKVFVAGISAGGFFGVQMHVAHSRTFKGAAIYAGGVYHCAEDSLTIALAACGGEGLYQSTLAASEQYLDQQSAAGTIDASSNLAGQPVYLWSGTNDTVVSPLEMNDLASEYRRYGAHIVAYDKTYPAGHGWESPDGELACSTQASPYMVRCSNAAGAYDSEQTWLQAFFGSLSPRNGGTLSGSLLPFDQTAFGASASNSMDNTGYVFVPHNCAKGARCGLVVALHGCLQTQADIVLRFITESGIDEWADRNSIVVLYPYAIKSSSPTAYNPQGCWDWWGYDDPNYSLRSGTQMSAVYAMVQRITGRP, encoded by the coding sequence ATGCCGTCGGCGGGAGCGCGGGCTCCGTCGACCGCCGCGTTTTCGCCGGCCGGTACCGCGTCGCTCGCGACGTACGACATCGATCCGGCGAAGGTGTTCGTCGCCGGAATCTCGGCAGGCGGCTTCTTCGGCGTGCAGATGCACGTCGCGCATTCGCGAACGTTCAAGGGTGCTGCGATCTACGCCGGCGGCGTGTACCATTGCGCCGAAGACAGCCTCACGATCGCGCTCGCCGCGTGCGGCGGCGAAGGGCTATACCAGAGCACGCTGGCCGCGTCGGAACAGTACCTGGACCAGCAGTCGGCGGCGGGGACGATCGATGCTTCGAGCAATCTGGCCGGACAACCCGTGTATCTGTGGTCGGGGACGAACGACACGGTCGTCAGCCCGCTCGAGATGAACGATCTCGCGAGCGAGTACCGCCGCTACGGTGCGCACATCGTCGCGTACGACAAGACCTATCCTGCTGGCCACGGCTGGGAGTCACCCGACGGTGAGCTGGCGTGCAGCACGCAAGCTTCGCCGTACATGGTGCGCTGCAGCAACGCCGCGGGCGCCTACGACTCCGAGCAGACCTGGCTGCAGGCGTTCTTCGGATCGCTCTCGCCGCGCAACGGAGGGACGCTTTCGGGTTCGCTCCTGCCGTTCGACCAGACGGCATTCGGCGCGAGCGCGAGCAACTCGATGGACAACACTGGCTACGTCTTCGTACCGCACAATTGTGCCAAAGGCGCGCGCTGCGGTCTGGTCGTTGCCTTGCACGGCTGCCTGCAGACGCAGGCCGATATCGTGCTGCGCTTCATCACCGAATCGGGAATCGATGAGTGGGCCGATCGCAACAGCATCGTCGTCCTCTATCCGTATGCGATCAAGTCGAGTTCGCCGACGGCCTACAATCCGCAGGGCTGCTGGGACTGGTGGGGATACGACGACCCGAACTATTCGCTGCGCTCCGGGACGCAGATGTCCGCGGTCTACGCGATGGTCCAGCGCATCACCGGACGCCCGTAG
- the araD gene encoding L-arabinonate dehydratase — protein MRFHDGRRTTRDRDRNGIAALTKRAEELRSHRWLGVENLRSFGHRSRLLQIGYDREDFAGKPVIGIVNTWSDINPCHAHLRTRADEVKRGVWQAGGFPLELPAISLAETFMKPTTMLYRNLLAMETEELIRSQPIDGAVLLGGCDKTIPGLLMGAISARVPAIVVPAGPMLRGTLRGGVLGSGSDTWKYWDELRAGRITDDDWHEIEGGIARSFGTCMTMGTAATMMAIAEALGFTLPGASSIPAPDSGHARMASESGRCIVEMVWEDRTPDRIVSAAAVDNAIRAEQALGGSTNAIIHVLAIARRAGIPLQLDRFDEIAREVPLIADIRPSGRFLMEDFFYAGGSRAFLNRLSPLLDLACLTVNGCTLGENVAGAQVWNDEVIRPLSDPVADEGGTVVLRGNLAPDGAVMKSSAADRRLLRHRGPALVFESYDEMAAAVEREDLDVTADHVLVLKNAGPQGGPGMPEWGMLPIPLPLVRAGVRDMVRISDARMSGTSYGACILHVAPEAYVGGPLAYVRTGDFIELDVAARRLHLDVDEAELARRRAAWRAPAPRAASGYGVLFAAHVSQANDGCDFDVALAASAPREPEIH, from the coding sequence ATGAGGTTCCATGACGGCCGACGTACGACGCGTGATCGTGACCGTAACGGGATCGCCGCGTTGACGAAGCGCGCGGAGGAACTGCGCAGCCACCGCTGGCTGGGGGTTGAAAACCTTCGCTCGTTCGGCCACCGTTCGCGTTTGCTACAGATCGGTTACGATCGCGAAGACTTCGCCGGCAAACCGGTGATCGGCATCGTCAACACGTGGTCGGATATCAACCCGTGCCACGCTCACCTGCGGACGCGCGCCGACGAGGTGAAGCGCGGCGTGTGGCAGGCCGGCGGATTTCCGCTGGAACTTCCCGCGATCAGCCTCGCGGAAACGTTCATGAAGCCGACGACGATGCTCTACCGCAATCTGCTCGCGATGGAGACCGAAGAACTCATCCGCAGTCAGCCGATCGACGGTGCCGTGCTGCTCGGCGGCTGCGACAAGACGATCCCGGGCCTGCTCATGGGCGCGATCTCGGCGCGCGTCCCCGCGATCGTCGTCCCGGCGGGGCCGATGCTGCGCGGAACGCTACGCGGCGGCGTCCTCGGCTCGGGTTCCGACACGTGGAAATACTGGGACGAACTGCGCGCGGGCCGCATCACGGACGACGACTGGCACGAGATCGAAGGCGGGATCGCGCGTTCGTTCGGGACGTGCATGACGATGGGCACCGCCGCCACGATGATGGCGATAGCGGAAGCGCTAGGGTTCACGTTGCCCGGCGCGTCGTCGATTCCCGCTCCCGACTCCGGCCACGCGCGCATGGCGAGCGAATCCGGACGCTGCATCGTCGAGATGGTGTGGGAGGATCGCACCCCCGATCGGATCGTCAGCGCCGCCGCCGTCGACAACGCGATCCGCGCTGAGCAGGCGTTGGGCGGTTCGACCAACGCGATCATCCACGTGCTCGCGATCGCGCGCCGCGCGGGCATTCCGCTGCAGCTGGACCGGTTCGACGAGATCGCGCGCGAGGTTCCGCTGATCGCCGACATCCGCCCGTCGGGCCGCTTCCTGATGGAAGACTTCTTTTATGCGGGCGGGTCGCGCGCGTTTCTAAACCGGCTCTCACCGCTGCTGGATCTCGCGTGCCTGACGGTCAACGGCTGCACGCTGGGAGAGAACGTCGCCGGCGCGCAGGTGTGGAACGACGAGGTGATCCGTCCGCTCTCCGATCCCGTCGCCGATGAGGGCGGCACCGTCGTGCTGCGCGGCAACCTCGCGCCGGACGGCGCGGTGATGAAATCATCGGCCGCCGATCGGCGTCTGCTGCGCCATCGCGGTCCCGCGCTCGTCTTCGAGAGCTACGACGAGATGGCGGCGGCCGTCGAACGCGAGGACCTCGACGTCACCGCCGACCACGTGCTCGTGCTGAAAAACGCCGGACCGCAAGGCGGTCCGGGGATGCCGGAATGGGGGATGCTGCCGATCCCGCTCCCGCTAGTCCGCGCGGGAGTGCGCGACATGGTGCGGATCTCCGATGCGCGGATGAGCGGCACGTCCTATGGCGCCTGCATCCTGCACGTCGCGCCGGAAGCGTACGTCGGCGGCCCGCTCGCGTACGTGCGCACCGGCGACTTCATCGAGCTCGACGTCGCGGCGCGGCGGCTGCATCTCGACGTCGACGAGGCCGAGCTGGCGCGCCGCAGGGCCGCGTGGCGCGCACCCGCGCCGCGGGCGGCGAGCGGCTATGGTGTGCTGTTCGCCGCGCACGTCTCGCAGGCGAACGACGGGTGCGATTTTGACGTTGCGCTCGCTGCGTCGGCGCCGCGGGAGCCCGAGATTCACTGA
- a CDS encoding VOC family protein, whose amino-acid sequence MESRQRRVVLGVAPFVIGCAPQDEADRFGNHLSDGGKPGACGWLEDKYGVLRQVVPSALPDFARRRRRRESGCGHAGDAGDEETRHRRIAGGLRPGVARSHGSN is encoded by the coding sequence GTGGAGAGCAGGCAGCGAAGGGTCGTCCTTGGAGTTGCCCCGTTCGTTATCGGCTGCGCGCCGCAAGACGAAGCCGACCGGTTTGGGAACCATCTTTCCGACGGCGGAAAACCGGGAGCGTGCGGCTGGCTCGAAGACAAATACGGCGTGTTGCGGCAAGTCGTGCCGTCGGCGCTGCCCGACTTTGCTCGGCGCCGACGACGACGCGAAAGCGGATGCGGTCATGCAGGCGATGCTGGCGACGAAGAAACTCGACATCGCCGCATTGCAGGAGGCCTACGACCGGGCGTAGCCCGGTCGCACGGATCTAACTAG
- a CDS encoding HdeD family acid-resistance protein has translation MVTHLAREWWIVALRGVLGILFGVVAFVWPGMTLLVLIALFGAYMFLDGVGALVQAKRFRHERERWPALLAEAALGIIIGVVTFFWPGVTALA, from the coding sequence ATGGTGACTCATCTCGCGCGCGAGTGGTGGATCGTCGCCCTGCGCGGCGTGCTCGGGATTCTCTTCGGCGTCGTCGCCTTCGTGTGGCCGGGGATGACGCTACTCGTGCTGATCGCGCTCTTCGGCGCGTACATGTTCCTCGACGGTGTTGGCGCACTGGTCCAGGCGAAACGGTTCCGCCACGAACGCGAACGCTGGCCGGCGCTGCTGGCCGAAGCGGCGCTCGGGATCATCATCGGCGTGGTGACGTTCTTCTGGCCCGGTGTCACCGCGCTCGCCTAG
- a CDS encoding DUF308 domain-containing protein, with the protein MWALLTGALELWLAIRLRRQFSGEWFVLLTGIASILLGIALLIMPLAGLIAWVWTIGAYSIVFGGLLIAFALRLRRGSSSAPTDLSAAAGAR; encoded by the coding sequence GTGTGGGCGCTGCTCACCGGCGCGCTCGAGCTCTGGCTCGCGATCCGGCTGCGCCGCCAGTTCTCCGGCGAATGGTTCGTTCTGCTCACCGGCATCGCGTCGATTCTGCTCGGCATCGCGCTGCTGATCATGCCGCTGGCGGGTCTGATCGCCTGGGTGTGGACGATCGGCGCGTACTCGATCGTCTTCGGCGGCCTGCTCATCGCCTTTGCGCTCCGCCTGCGTCGAGGCTCGTCCTCCGCGCCGACGGACCTCTCGGCGGCGGCGGGCGCGCGCTGA
- a CDS encoding polyprenyl synthetase family protein: MLWTAFDALDDIADGDVQTRWPGFDPSELGVMASALLATTAHVIAHSLHDSPEVQAQLHLWIARGLGEMADGQIEDLDNARSSDVTSGRVFSSVAGKTGGECALFAGLGAVLARVSPERQRCFARLGFEYGMANQFVSDLAELSADPHRRDIRNGTRTLPLVWHVEMLERPARDAFVTLLESARRDAAAAERVREALLVSPAYRRAVLQVILHLGRARTALAESASSGPAAAQLAAFLDDVHPFGGR; this comes from the coding sequence GTGCTGTGGACCGCGTTTGACGCGCTCGATGACATCGCCGACGGCGACGTCCAAACGCGGTGGCCGGGGTTCGATCCGAGCGAACTCGGCGTCATGGCCAGCGCGCTCCTCGCGACGACGGCGCACGTCATCGCGCATTCGCTGCACGATTCCCCGGAGGTCCAAGCGCAGCTCCATTTGTGGATCGCGCGCGGACTCGGGGAGATGGCCGACGGTCAAATCGAGGACCTCGACAACGCGCGTTCCTCCGACGTGACGAGCGGTCGCGTGTTCTCGTCGGTCGCGGGGAAGACCGGCGGCGAATGCGCGCTCTTTGCCGGCCTCGGCGCCGTGCTCGCTCGCGTTTCACCGGAGCGTCAGCGCTGCTTCGCGCGGCTCGGCTTCGAATACGGGATGGCGAATCAGTTCGTCTCCGATCTCGCCGAACTCTCCGCCGATCCGCACCGTCGCGACATCAGGAACGGCACGCGAACGCTGCCGTTGGTCTGGCATGTCGAGATGCTCGAACGGCCGGCTCGCGATGCGTTCGTCACGCTGTTGGAATCCGCTCGGCGCGATGCGGCCGCGGCCGAACGCGTCCGCGAAGCGCTGCTCGTCTCGCCGGCATATCGCCGTGCGGTGCTGCAGGTGATCCTGCATCTCGGACGCGCCCGAACGGCGCTCGCCGAATCAGCGTCGAGCGGACCCGCCGCGGCCCAGCTCGCCGCCTTCCTCGACGACGTTCACCCGTTCGGCGGACGCTGA
- a CDS encoding Os1348 family NHLP clan protein, with protein MSQEAVATLMDRWTNEPGFKDEFRKDPHGTIVAHGISLTPEEEAAVNSMDWTGSHEELAQRVSKMMAS; from the coding sequence ATGAGCCAAGAAGCGGTTGCTACCCTGATGGATCGCTGGACCAACGAACCTGGATTCAAGGACGAATTCCGCAAAGACCCGCACGGAACGATCGTCGCACACGGCATCAGTCTGACGCCGGAAGAAGAAGCCGCCGTCAACAGCATGGACTGGACCGGCTCGCATGAAGAGCTCGCGCAGCGGGTCAGCAAGATGATGGCGAGTTAG
- a CDS encoding cyclic nucleotide-binding domain-containing protein has protein sequence MLEETERSELVRAALAYGVLTSEDLEALIRMARDQHVPAGTVVCLERDDATCSLVARGHLILRQTRNGADHVVGTASPGESCAAGTFADIDAAQPVVAVAASDADVVHLDAELFRRIVDADPAFAAALRDRTERQMLEHLVRATSSFDEVSADEMRGLVRSAHRRVAQAGEEIVTQGDVGNEAYVIVDGSVDVIDAETERVLATLGRGAMFGEAALLNDVRRNATVLAREQTALLTLEREPLLNILQTNAAARARMIDLLNSRDRPLRADGIESYRQIAADGSKIAVLKDPVHHKYFRLSGDSLFLWERCDGTHTIRDLATALFTERGHFAPQTVINTVGQMKRQGFLQADSGVRAARDESRTSSVAARIARTVRGLLTWTVHYDDVDGAFAAVYRVVGPALFSRPSAVLLLLVAVAGLAAFVASTPKAVALLWTPAGATSFVLLMIPAYALMIALHEAAHGLAVKAVGRRVESVGIGWFWFGPIVFVDTSDTWVCSRHQRVLVAAAGLVANLVLAAIASATALRSASPIAVIAAWQFAFAAYVGVVENLNPLLEFDGYYVLVDLLDRPNLRRQSLAWLGSQFGAVARNPRLIRGHVVECVYSAGTIAYVVFAAVQCLVVYRVVGQHRLAQIVPAGIAEAAAWILPVGVCVGAIVKLASELRRVNDAASA, from the coding sequence ATGCTCGAGGAAACGGAACGAAGCGAACTCGTGCGCGCCGCGCTCGCGTACGGCGTGTTGACGTCCGAGGATCTCGAGGCGCTGATCCGCATGGCGCGCGATCAGCACGTGCCGGCCGGTACCGTCGTCTGTCTCGAACGCGATGACGCTACGTGTTCGCTCGTTGCCCGCGGCCACCTGATCCTGCGGCAGACGCGCAACGGTGCGGATCACGTCGTCGGCACGGCAAGCCCGGGCGAATCGTGCGCCGCCGGCACGTTTGCCGATATCGACGCGGCGCAGCCCGTCGTCGCCGTCGCCGCGTCGGACGCCGACGTCGTCCATCTCGATGCGGAGCTGTTCCGGCGGATCGTCGACGCCGATCCGGCATTTGCGGCGGCGCTGCGCGATCGGACGGAGCGCCAGATGCTCGAACACCTCGTGCGCGCGACGTCGTCGTTCGACGAGGTCAGCGCCGACGAGATGCGCGGGCTCGTCCGCAGCGCGCACCGCCGCGTGGCGCAAGCGGGAGAGGAGATCGTCACGCAAGGCGACGTCGGCAACGAAGCGTACGTGATCGTCGACGGCTCCGTCGACGTGATCGATGCCGAGACGGAGCGCGTCCTGGCGACGCTCGGGCGCGGGGCGATGTTCGGCGAGGCGGCGCTGCTCAACGACGTCCGCCGCAACGCGACGGTGCTTGCGCGCGAGCAGACGGCGCTGCTGACGCTCGAGCGCGAGCCGCTCTTGAACATCCTGCAGACGAACGCCGCGGCCCGCGCGCGCATGATCGACCTGCTGAACTCGCGCGACCGGCCCCTCCGTGCGGACGGGATCGAGTCGTATCGTCAGATCGCCGCCGACGGCAGCAAGATCGCGGTCCTCAAAGACCCCGTTCATCACAAGTATTTCCGACTTTCGGGCGACAGTCTCTTTCTGTGGGAGCGTTGCGACGGCACCCATACGATCCGCGACCTCGCGACCGCGCTCTTCACCGAGCGCGGGCATTTCGCGCCGCAGACGGTGATCAATACGGTCGGTCAGATGAAGCGCCAGGGATTTCTGCAAGCCGATTCCGGCGTCCGCGCCGCCAGGGACGAGTCCCGCACGAGTTCCGTCGCTGCGCGCATCGCGCGCACCGTTCGCGGACTGCTGACGTGGACCGTGCACTACGACGACGTCGACGGCGCGTTCGCGGCCGTGTACCGCGTCGTCGGGCCGGCGCTGTTTTCGCGGCCGTCGGCCGTGCTGCTGCTCCTCGTCGCAGTCGCCGGGCTCGCGGCATTCGTCGCCAGCACGCCGAAGGCCGTCGCGCTGCTGTGGACTCCCGCCGGCGCAACGTCGTTCGTGCTGCTGATGATCCCGGCATATGCCCTGATGATCGCGCTGCACGAAGCGGCGCACGGTCTGGCCGTGAAGGCCGTGGGCCGGCGTGTTGAAAGCGTCGGCATCGGATGGTTCTGGTTCGGGCCGATCGTCTTCGTCGACACATCCGACACCTGGGTGTGCTCGCGGCACCAGCGCGTCCTGGTCGCCGCCGCGGGCCTCGTCGCAAACCTCGTCCTCGCCGCGATCGCCTCCGCGACGGCGTTGCGGTCGGCGTCGCCGATCGCGGTCATCGCGGCGTGGCAGTTCGCTTTCGCCGCCTACGTCGGCGTCGTCGAGAACCTCAACCCGCTACTCGAGTTCGACGGATACTACGTCCTCGTCGATCTGCTGGACCGGCCGAACCTGCGCCGCCAGAGCCTGGCATGGCTGGGGTCGCAGTTCGGTGCCGTCGCGCGCAATCCGCGCCTCATCCGCGGCCACGTCGTCGAGTGCGTGTATTCCGCCGGGACGATCGCCTATGTCGTGTTCGCGGCGGTGCAGTGTCTGGTCGTGTACCGGGTCGTCGGGCAACACCGGCTCGCGCAGATCGTTCCGGCCGGCATCGCCGAGGCCGCGGCGTGGATCCTCCCGGTCGGCGTCTGTGTCGGGGCGATCGTGAAGCTGGCCTCCGAGTTGCGGCGCGTCAACGACGCCGCCTCCGCCTGA
- a CDS encoding helix-turn-helix domain-containing protein produces the protein MSRSNSKLTARGRLAMVKRLVRGESGRAVAAGLGLAVSNVYRWWARYREEGAAGLADRTSRPLVITVEMQNSKTRLKRCGASDGRTRVLLPSSAAANQL, from the coding sequence ATGAGCCGTTCAAACTCCAAGCTGACGGCGCGCGGCCGGCTGGCGATGGTGAAGCGGCTTGTACGAGGCGAATCAGGGCGAGCGGTCGCAGCCGGCTTGGGATTGGCCGTTTCCAACGTGTATCGTTGGTGGGCTCGATACCGCGAGGAAGGCGCAGCTGGTCTTGCCGATCGCACGTCTCGTCCGCTTGTCATCACCGTGGAAATGCAGAACTCAAAGACAAGGTTGAAGCGCTGCGGCGCAAGCGATGGACGTACGCGCGTCTTGCTGCCGTCGTCGGCCGCAGCGAATCAGCTGTAG
- a CDS encoding IS256 family transposase, with the protein MAKPSIALSELVEKGGDVDFVREMLQYAGQRIMEIDVEELCGLPYGERGPGRQNARNGFRERQWETRSGTIGLRIPKLRKGSYFPAFLEPRRTAEKALTAVIQEAYIQGISTRSVDELVKAMGMTGISKSQVSRLCEEIDERVNAFLTRPIEGDWPYLWIDATYVKTRSGGRIVSVAVILAVGVNTDGTRELLGLAVGPSEAEPFWIDFLRSLSRRGLRGVKLVISDSHVGLKAAIAKVFKATWQRCRVHFMRNALAHAGKGQRQMVLALINTVFAQETAEAAHEQWRIVSEQLRQKFPKLAAMMDDAENDVLAYMDFPKAHRKQIASTNPLERVNAEIKRRTDVVGIFPNDAAIVRLVGALLLEQNDEWQLQRRYMQLEGLSAVSDNQPAKLSAVING; encoded by the coding sequence ATGGCCAAACCCAGTATCGCACTTTCCGAGCTCGTCGAAAAGGGCGGCGACGTCGACTTCGTTCGCGAGATGCTCCAGTACGCCGGGCAGCGGATCATGGAGATCGATGTTGAGGAACTCTGCGGCTTGCCCTACGGCGAGCGCGGCCCCGGCCGACAGAACGCCCGCAACGGCTTCCGCGAGCGCCAATGGGAGACGCGTTCCGGCACGATCGGACTGCGCATCCCCAAGTTGCGCAAAGGTAGCTACTTCCCCGCGTTCCTCGAGCCGCGCCGCACGGCGGAGAAGGCGCTCACCGCCGTCATCCAAGAGGCCTACATCCAGGGCATCTCCACGCGCTCGGTCGACGAGCTCGTCAAGGCGATGGGGATGACAGGCATCTCCAAGAGTCAGGTCTCACGGCTGTGCGAAGAGATCGACGAACGCGTGAACGCATTTCTTACCCGGCCGATCGAAGGCGACTGGCCCTATCTTTGGATCGACGCGACGTACGTGAAGACGCGCTCCGGCGGACGCATCGTCTCGGTCGCCGTGATACTGGCCGTCGGCGTAAACACCGATGGGACACGGGAATTGTTGGGCCTCGCGGTTGGTCCGAGCGAAGCAGAGCCGTTCTGGATCGACTTTCTTCGCAGCTTGAGCCGCCGCGGATTGCGCGGTGTCAAGCTCGTCATTTCCGACTCGCATGTCGGCCTGAAAGCGGCCATCGCGAAAGTATTCAAAGCAACGTGGCAGCGCTGCCGCGTGCATTTTATGCGAAACGCGCTCGCACATGCGGGTAAAGGGCAACGGCAGATGGTCCTCGCGTTGATCAACACGGTATTCGCGCAAGAGACAGCGGAAGCTGCGCACGAGCAATGGCGTATCGTCTCCGAGCAGCTTCGGCAGAAGTTCCCGAAGCTCGCGGCGATGATGGACGACGCCGAGAACGACGTGCTCGCGTACATGGACTTTCCCAAGGCGCACCGCAAGCAGATCGCCTCAACCAATCCGCTCGAACGGGTCAACGCGGAGATCAAGCGGCGCACCGATGTCGTCGGTATCTTCCCGAACGATGCTGCCATCGTACGCCTCGTCGGTGCGCTCCTACTGGAACAGAACGACGAATGGCAACTGCAGCGGCGCTACATGCAACTCGAAGGACTCAGTGCCGTCAGCGATAATCAGCCCGCCAAGCTCTCCGCCGTGATTAACGGCTGA
- a CDS encoding hydrogen peroxide-inducible genes activator yields MRALSISSLSLRDLEYVVAVARERHFGRAAESCGVSQATLSEQVRKLESILGVTLFERTKRKVAPTARGEPILRQAEALLGDARRLLDEARRSAEPLSGELRLGAIATLGPYYLPSVIALGRRRFPQLALRLREAMTDDLLAALRRGELDAILVALPVPIDGLVAEALFFEPFRCACPSGDDLAHREQVRLRDLKRGPLLLMEDGHCLRDQALSLCHPSPLPNQSRYASSLEMLRHMIAAGEGISLIPLLAAAEHTTMHGMIAYRALEDARAGRTIALVWRATETRMKDLRDIAAFLREELPAGVQPLGDADAPLSSGS; encoded by the coding sequence GTGCGAGCCCTGTCGATTTCGTCGCTTTCACTGCGTGATCTGGAGTATGTCGTCGCCGTCGCCCGGGAGCGCCATTTCGGGCGTGCCGCCGAGTCGTGCGGGGTCAGCCAAGCGACGCTCAGCGAGCAGGTGCGCAAGCTCGAATCGATTCTCGGGGTGACCCTGTTCGAACGGACCAAGCGGAAGGTGGCGCCGACCGCCCGCGGCGAGCCCATCCTGCGCCAAGCCGAGGCGCTGCTCGGCGATGCGCGGCGCCTGCTCGACGAGGCGCGCCGTAGCGCCGAGCCGCTCTCCGGGGAGTTGCGGCTGGGCGCGATTGCAACGCTCGGACCGTATTATCTGCCGTCGGTGATCGCGCTCGGCCGCCGGCGTTTCCCGCAGCTCGCGCTGCGCCTGCGCGAAGCGATGACCGACGACTTGCTCGCCGCGCTCCGTCGCGGCGAGCTCGACGCGATCCTCGTCGCGCTGCCCGTCCCGATCGACGGCCTGGTCGCCGAAGCGCTGTTCTTCGAGCCCTTCCGCTGCGCGTGCCCGAGCGGCGACGACCTCGCGCATCGCGAGCAGGTCCGGTTGCGCGATCTCAAGCGCGGTCCGCTCCTCTTGATGGAGGACGGGCACTGCTTGCGCGATCAGGCGCTCTCGCTCTGCCATCCCTCGCCGCTCCCGAATCAGAGCCGCTACGCGAGCTCGCTCGAGATGCTGCGGCACATGATCGCCGCGGGCGAAGGGATATCGCTCATCCCGCTGCTCGCTGCCGCGGAGCACACGACGATGCACGGCATGATCGCGTATCGCGCGCTCGAGGATGCGCGCGCAGGGCGGACGATCGCGCTGGTATGGCGCGCGACGGAGACGCGGATGAAGGATCTGCGCGACATCGCGGCGTTCCTGCGCGAAGAGCTGCCCGCCGGTGTACAGCCGCTCGGCGACGCTGACGCGCCGCTGTCGAGTGGGTCGTGA